GGATGGGGCGCGGGCGGTGCCGGTGGCGGGGCTGACGGATGGCATCCGCAACATGGCGTCGATGCTGAACGTGACGCGCACGTGGAACGCCGTGGCGTCCGCGTGGATGATGCGGCGGGGGCTGGCGCTGGCGCGCGACTACGCGAAGCGGCGGGTGCAGTTCGGCGCGCCCCTGGCCCAGAAGCCGCTGCACGTGGACACGCTGGCGGGGCTGGAGGCGGAGTTCCACGGGGGCTTCCTGCTGGCGTTCCGGGCGGCGGAGCTGCTGGGCAGGATGGAGGCGGGCACGGCGACGGAGGAGGAGCTGCTCCTGCAGCGGCTGGTGACGCCGCTGGCGAAGCTGACGCTGGGGCGGCAGACGGTGCACGTGACGTCGGAGGTGGTGGAGGGGTTTGGCGGCGCGGGGTACGTGGAGGACACGGGCGTGCCGCGGCTGCTGGCGGACGCGCAGGTGTTGTCCATCTGGGAGGGGACGACGAACGTGCTCTCGCTGGACGCGCTGCGGGCGATGGCCCGGGGGGGTGCGCTGGAGGCGCTGGACGTGGACGCGCGGCGGCGGCTGGCGACGGCGAAGGACGCGGGACTGCGGCCGGGAGTGGTGGCGGTGGAGGACGCGCTCGGGAAGGCGCGGGCGTGGGTGATGGAGGCGATGAAGGACCCGGCGGGGGTGGAGGCGGGAGCGCGGCGGTTCGCGCTGACGCTGGGCCGCGCCTACGAGCTGGCGCTGCTGGTAGAGCACGCGCAGTGGTGCCTGGACCACGGATACGGCCCGAGGGCGATGGCGGCGGCGCGGCGGCTCACGCGCCATGGCGTGGATCTGCTCGCCGACATGAACCTGGAGGAGTCCCGGCTGCTCGTGGAGTAGTCAGCGCGCCCAGAGCCCACCCAGCTCCAACAGGAGCGGCGTGAAGGGCTCGGCGCGCACGAGGGCCTGTCCGCTGTGCGTACCCAAGGGTGCCCAGCGGGCACCTTCCAACCCGTACACCTCCAGGGCCTGCCGCGGCGGGTCCACCAACCACAGGTGGCGTACGCCCTCTCGGGCATAGACCTTCATCTTCTTCTCCCGGTCCAGCACTGCCGTGGACGGGGAGAGCACCTCACAGATCCAATCCGGTGCGAGGGTGACGCCTACCTCCTCGGGCATCTCCGGCATGCGCTCGCGGCGCCAGGCGGCGAGGTCCGGCACCAGGATGTCCTCTCCCAGGTGCAGCTCGGGCTCGAAGAGGAGTAGCCAGCCACCAGGGCCTCCCCTCCCCTGGTCAAAGGGGTTGTAGAGGGCGTTGTGCAACGCGCCCTGGGCGCGCGCATGGCGCAAGGCGGGCCGGGGACTGACGTACAGCTCGCCGTCCACCCGTTCCGCCACGCGGTGTGGAGGGACTGCCTCCAGGTCCGCGTCGGTCGCCTCGCGCCGCTGGCCGCTCATGCCTGGAGGATGAACAGCCGGACGTGCCTCTTCAAGGGCGGTCCACGGAGTGCCGCTGGATTCAGGGTTCATCCGAACAAGCTACACCCTACCTCTGACATGAGGTAGCCCTGGCTGCCCACTCAGGTCACTCGTCACCCTTCACTGTTCATTCCCTTCACGCCGTCGGCCGGATGGAGCGTTGCGCCTGCCGGAAGAATTGGGAGCAGGAGTAGTCCAGAGGGGCCTCCCCGTGCCCAAGCGCATGGCGGGCACGCAAGAAGGGCAGCCACGCCTTGTCCCCCACCCGCACCGCGCTCTCCTCCAGCTTGCGCCTCGGAACCCACTGCCCTCCCAACGCGGACACCAGGAACATCCCCAGCCAGGCCCCCAGGGCGGGAATCAACGCCTCCTTTTCCTCCGCCGAGAAGCGTTTCCCCCAGCCCAGGTGCCACAGGGCGAAGTCCACCGCGGCGAGCGCCTCCAGCGTTCCCTCCGTCGCCTCGGGCACCTGCTGCGAGTGCATCAGCGCGACGAGCTGCTCGGCATAGAGTCGCTCGTAGGTGTCGATGGCCTGCTTCACGTCCTCCACGTCCGGTGGAGGCGCCTGCTCCGCTGGCAGCCACTCCAAGACGGGAGGCGGATGGTAGAGGTTGAAGCGCTCGACCAAGCGGCGCTTGTTCTCGAGTCCCTCGAAGGCGATCTTCTTGTGGAGGATGTCGGCCACGTCTTCGTCGAAGTGCACGGGGATGGGGACGAAGACGCGGCTGCGCTGGCGCAGGGTGTCCAGGGTGGTTTCCAGTTTCAACTCGGGCCGCAGATGAACCAGGGCCCGGGCCTGGGCCAGCCGTGCTTCCTCAGAGTCGAAGTCCGCCGGCGTCGGCCGGGTGAGAAGAAGCACGGCTCCGCCTGGCAACTCCTCAACCATCGAGGCGGGCGTGGATAACACATGCTCACGCCCCATCTCCGACACCATCTGAGGCCCATACACATTGAGCCAGTAGACTTCATCCACCCGGTAGGGCGCGAATGGATCTTCCGCCAGGGGATTGGTTCCCATGGAAAAGTCAGTGGAGCTATGCCCGAAGCCATAGGTCATGGGGAATCGCGAGGCAAAACCCCTCACCCACGACAAAATCCGTCTCGTGTGGTCCTCAACGGCCACCGGTTGCCGGACAATCGAGAAGGGAGTGAGGTTCACACTCACGAAGAGTCGCCCACTCCTTTCTTTCTCGGAAAGGCTGATCCACAACCCCATCCAGGGAGCATTGGAGCATTCAAGGGCGAACGACGTATGCCCTTCGCTGGATTGCTCGAGGAATATCTCGCGGACAGCCTTGCGAGAGTATTTTCGCCTCCTTCTTCCACTCAGGAGGGTGTCTAGCGAACTGCTTCCTTCCATGGATTCGATGAAATCGAGTATCGTCTCAAACCCTTTCGCACCCTGCTCCACTGGATAGGCTGGCGAATGGAGATGGAGCCAGAATTCGTCTTGGCTGTTCCATTCATCACTCGACATGGAAATGAAGCTCGACACCACGAGATCTTGCCTCGAACCGAAGGGTTTTCCTGAAAACTTCTGGTACAAACCGCG
Above is a window of Cystobacter fuscus DNA encoding:
- a CDS encoding acyl-CoA dehydrogenase family protein, with protein sequence MSFFQEPPRLGNQYDEDVLLRSYLERVLPPDLKASLEDEFRELGELSGGYFYEFQLRDRLNEPELTQWNAWGQRVDHIEVSPLWKEAEALTARRGLVAVAYERKSGDRSRVHQFALNYLIQPSLDIYSCPLAMTDGAARTLLSLDNKELVERALPHLTSREPATFWTSGQWMTERTGGSDVGLTQTVARRDSEGWKLYGTKWFTSATTAQMALTLARPEGNGEGGKGLALFYVETRGADGRMNGIQINRLKDKLGTRKVPTAELTLDGARAVPVAGLTDGIRNMASMLNVTRTWNAVASAWMMRRGLALARDYAKRRVQFGAPLAQKPLHVDTLAGLEAEFHGGFLLAFRAAELLGRMEAGTATEEELLLQRLVTPLAKLTLGRQTVHVTSEVVEGFGGAGYVEDTGVPRLLADAQVLSIWEGTTNVLSLDALRAMARGGALEALDVDARRRLATAKDAGLRPGVVAVEDALGKARAWVMEAMKDPAGVEAGARRFALTLGRAYELALLVEHAQWCLDHGYGPRAMAAARRLTRHGVDLLADMNLEESRLLVE
- a CDS encoding Uma2 family endonuclease — protein: MSGQRREATDADLEAVPPHRVAERVDGELYVSPRPALRHARAQGALHNALYNPFDQGRGGPGGWLLLFEPELHLGEDILVPDLAAWRRERMPEMPEEVGVTLAPDWICEVLSPSTAVLDREKKMKVYAREGVRHLWLVDPPRQALEVYGLEGARWAPLGTHSGQALVRAEPFTPLLLELGGLWAR